A portion of the Rhodococcus pseudokoreensis genome contains these proteins:
- a CDS encoding (2Fe-2S)-binding protein: protein MFVCICKAVTEDEVHEHCAAGADSADAIGERCGAGWGCGTCVDRLKEILGERTPVGSTAA from the coding sequence ATGTTCGTGTGCATCTGCAAGGCCGTGACGGAAGACGAAGTGCATGAGCACTGTGCCGCCGGGGCCGACAGCGCGGATGCGATCGGCGAGCGTTGCGGCGCCGGCTGGGGATGTGGAACCTGCGTAGATCGGTTGAAGGAGATTCTGGGCGAGCGGACGCCCGTCGGCAGCACGGCCGCGTGA
- a CDS encoding PE family protein: MPDLHVAPEALVAAAVELDALAARLETAVALSSAAIRVLPSGSEEVSLHAAGYFNTVASTFTPAVAQGILEMRETANTLRTQAALYVAEDVALGATLAAGM; encoded by the coding sequence ATGCCAGATCTGCACGTCGCACCTGAAGCGCTCGTCGCCGCCGCCGTGGAACTCGACGCGCTCGCGGCGCGTCTCGAGACAGCGGTCGCTCTCAGCTCCGCAGCCATCCGCGTGCTCCCCTCCGGGAGCGAAGAGGTGTCCCTGCACGCGGCCGGTTATTTCAACACCGTCGCAAGCACGTTCACCCCCGCTGTCGCGCAGGGCATCCTCGAGATGCGCGAGACCGCGAACACGCTCCGCACCCAGGCCGCGTTGTATGTCGCCGAGGACGTCGCGCTCGGCGCGACCCTCGCCGCGGGCATGTGA
- the serS gene encoding serine--tRNA ligase yields the protein MIDLKFLRENPDAVRESQRTRGEDPALVDALLEADASRRAAVLAGDNLRAEQKAFGKKVGQASPEERPALLEGSKELAAKVKQAEAEQHEAQAALDAAHRAISNVVQDGAPAGGEDDFVTLETVGEIPAFDFEPKDHLELGESLGLIDMERGAKVSGARFYFLTGFGAMLQLGMLQLAAQKAMANGFQMMIPPVLVRPEIMAGTGFLGAHADEIYHLADDDLYLVGTSEVPLAGYHSGEILDLADGPKRYAGWSTCFRREAGSYGKDTRGIIRVHQFDKVEMFTYCKPEDADAEHQRLLAWERDMLAAIDVPYRVIDVAGGDLGSSAARKFDCEAWVPTQQAYRELTSTSNCTTFQARRLGVRYRDENGKPQTAATLNGTLATTRWIVAILENHQQSDGTVRVPEALVPFVGTDVLKP from the coding sequence GTGATTGACCTGAAGTTCCTCCGCGAGAACCCCGACGCCGTCCGCGAATCGCAGCGCACCCGTGGCGAAGATCCCGCCCTGGTCGACGCGCTGCTCGAGGCCGACGCGTCCCGTCGTGCCGCCGTTCTCGCCGGCGACAACCTGCGTGCCGAGCAGAAGGCGTTCGGCAAGAAGGTCGGGCAGGCGTCCCCGGAGGAGCGTCCGGCGCTGCTCGAGGGATCCAAGGAGCTCGCGGCCAAGGTGAAGCAGGCCGAGGCCGAGCAGCACGAGGCGCAGGCCGCGCTCGACGCCGCGCACCGGGCGATCTCCAACGTCGTGCAGGACGGCGCTCCCGCGGGCGGTGAGGACGACTTCGTCACCCTCGAGACGGTCGGGGAGATTCCCGCGTTCGACTTCGAACCCAAGGACCACCTCGAGCTGGGTGAGTCGCTGGGCCTGATCGACATGGAGCGCGGCGCGAAGGTCTCGGGCGCCCGCTTCTACTTCCTCACCGGCTTCGGCGCCATGCTGCAGCTGGGAATGCTGCAGCTGGCCGCGCAGAAGGCGATGGCCAACGGCTTCCAGATGATGATCCCGCCGGTGCTGGTGCGACCGGAGATCATGGCGGGAACCGGGTTCCTCGGCGCGCATGCGGACGAGATCTACCACCTCGCCGACGACGACCTCTACCTCGTCGGCACGTCCGAGGTCCCGCTGGCCGGGTACCACTCGGGGGAGATCCTCGACCTCGCCGACGGCCCCAAGCGGTACGCCGGCTGGTCGACGTGTTTCCGTCGCGAGGCGGGCAGCTACGGCAAGGACACCCGCGGCATCATCCGGGTGCACCAGTTCGACAAGGTGGAGATGTTCACCTACTGCAAGCCGGAGGACGCCGACGCCGAGCACCAGCGTCTGCTCGCGTGGGAGCGCGACATGCTCGCTGCCATCGACGTGCCGTACCGCGTGATCGACGTGGCCGGCGGCGACCTGGGGTCGTCGGCGGCCCGCAAGTTCGACTGCGAGGCCTGGGTGCCGACGCAGCAGGCGTACCGGGAGCTCACGTCGACGTCCAACTGCACGACGTTCCAGGCACGTCGTCTCGGGGTGCGGTACCGCGACGAGAACGGGAAGCCGCAGACGGCCGCGACCCTCAACGGCACCCTCGCCACCACTCGGTGGATCGTGGCCATCCTGGAGAACCACCAGCAGTCCGACGGCACCGTGCGGGTGCCGGAGGCGCTCGTGCCGTTCGTCGGGACGGATGTTCTGAAACCGTGA
- the bfr gene encoding bacterioferritin: MRGDDEIIALLNEQLTSELTAINQYFLHSKMQANWGFTKLADKTRAESIEEMTHAEILTDRILFLEALPNYQKLLPLRIGQDLREQFHSDLSIEVEVVERLRPGIQMCREKGDATSAKLLEGILKEEEDHIDYLETQIELMDKMGDQLYMAQLVDQPPTVG; encoded by the coding sequence ATGCGTGGCGACGACGAGATCATTGCTCTCCTCAACGAACAGTTGACCAGTGAGCTGACCGCGATCAACCAGTACTTCCTGCACTCGAAGATGCAAGCCAATTGGGGCTTCACGAAACTCGCGGACAAGACTCGCGCGGAGTCCATCGAAGAGATGACTCACGCCGAGATTCTCACCGACCGAATCCTGTTTCTCGAAGCGCTTCCGAACTATCAGAAGCTGCTGCCGCTGCGCATCGGGCAGGACCTGCGCGAGCAGTTCCACTCCGACCTCTCCATCGAAGTCGAGGTCGTCGAACGCCTGCGTCCGGGCATCCAGATGTGCCGCGAGAAGGGCGATGCCACGTCGGCGAAGCTGCTCGAGGGGATCCTCAAGGAAGAAGAGGATCACATCGACTACCTGGAGACGCAGATCGAGCTGATGGATAAGATGGGCGACCAGCTCTACATGGCCCAGCTCGTCGATCAGCCGCCGACCGTCGGCTAG
- a CDS encoding lysophospholipid acyltransferase family protein, whose translation MEPVYTAVESAAKALSLFQGLRMTRVGLDNIPAEGGAVLAVNHTGYLDFVQLALAVGAVDRKLRLMAKAELANNKVMAFLMRGCGVIPVDRTAGAGAYLAAVERLREGELVGVYPEATISRSFEIKELKSGAARMALDAGVPIVPVIVWGAQRIATKGRPKSLGRHRFPVTVEVGRPIGPREPADALTETLHKEMDAILRRVQDGFDHPAGADWVPRRLGGSAPTIEEAAEMDRREAEERRSR comes from the coding sequence GTGGAGCCTGTCTACACGGCCGTCGAGTCGGCGGCCAAGGCGTTGTCCCTGTTCCAGGGGCTGAGGATGACCCGGGTCGGCCTGGACAACATTCCCGCCGAGGGCGGCGCCGTACTCGCGGTCAATCACACCGGGTACCTGGATTTCGTCCAGTTGGCGCTGGCCGTCGGCGCGGTGGACCGCAAACTGCGGCTCATGGCCAAGGCCGAACTGGCGAACAACAAGGTGATGGCGTTCCTGATGCGCGGATGCGGCGTCATCCCCGTCGACCGGACCGCGGGAGCGGGCGCCTACCTCGCCGCGGTGGAGCGACTGCGCGAGGGCGAACTGGTGGGCGTGTACCCGGAGGCGACCATCAGCCGGAGCTTCGAGATCAAGGAACTGAAGTCGGGTGCGGCGCGCATGGCCCTCGACGCCGGGGTGCCGATCGTGCCCGTCATCGTGTGGGGTGCCCAGCGGATCGCCACGAAGGGCCGACCGAAAAGTCTTGGGCGGCATCGGTTCCCCGTGACCGTCGAGGTGGGACGGCCGATCGGGCCGCGCGAACCCGCGGACGCCCTCACCGAAACCCTGCACAAGGAGATGGACGCGATCCTGCGCCGGGTGCAGGACGGATTCGACCACCCGGCGGGTGCGGACTGGGTGCCCCGGCGCCTCGGCGGCAGCGCGCCCACCATCGAGGAGGCCGCCGAGATGGACCGCCGCGAGGCAGAGGAACGCCGGTCCCGGTAA
- a CDS encoding N-acetylmuramoyl-L-alanine amidase, with product MPHRRPKPSIVLGAVAALAVASPVAVYGISSAPSDVRSTNETSNSAVSTEIAQVVLSQIPDIVIPLKELTGLNLPDVNIGDLRNLKIPPYLHIPSNVQLPGGIQIPSLQIPLKIPAPGDVSDPAILPPADQQPGAIVKELSRDTPFSMVALTSETLASAESKVRALQADGTWGQWVSPDMIDTRRTDKTASDGKVATEPVYVGLTKAIQILTPTSAGAPDAVPAPAPAPAPAPEAPAPAPAPAADGAAPLGYTPAAVNTPLRQQPARAGADDVTAVLIEPGSGPGDSTLSDIASPLDSGGPKVISRQQWGADESIRCQDPDYDDFIGGATVHHTAGANDYSKAESAEIVRAIYAYHAQTLGWCDIGYNALVDKYGQIFEGRAGGLDRPVQGAHAGGFNENTTGVAMMGDFSSEDPPQATLDAVGKFLGWKLGKAGLDPLGETTMYSEGTEFTPYAEGEAVDLPVIFAHRDVGNTSCPGDAAYSHMDEIRQIAAANLSGGNASQASDAPSGEAPAPSGGPGTDASGSLGAGIPALVNELLRLTDPSPVAQKWVAEGGDTGRLGQAITGLLQAKAGNSGAEFANGAIFTSPNGGVWAVLGQIFKTWQNLGADNGELGLPTSDEYTIPGGLRTDFENGSLIFNELTGIVTKVLKTYNDTYAEAYKNGARVDAAAPVAPPADPAQIPPAPAEPAPAPATEPAPAPEPAPAPAPVEPAPVPAG from the coding sequence TTGCCGCACCGTCGACCGAAGCCCTCGATCGTCCTCGGGGCTGTCGCCGCGCTGGCTGTCGCAAGTCCCGTTGCGGTCTACGGCATCAGTAGCGCACCCTCGGACGTCCGATCCACGAACGAAACCTCCAACTCCGCCGTGTCCACCGAGATCGCGCAGGTAGTGCTGTCGCAGATCCCGGACATCGTGATTCCGCTCAAGGAACTGACCGGGCTGAACCTGCCGGACGTGAACATCGGCGACCTCCGGAACCTGAAGATCCCGCCGTACCTCCACATCCCCAGCAACGTGCAACTCCCCGGCGGAATCCAGATCCCCAGCCTGCAGATCCCGCTGAAAATCCCCGCCCCGGGTGACGTCTCCGACCCCGCGATCCTGCCCCCGGCCGATCAGCAACCCGGCGCGATCGTCAAGGAACTGTCCCGCGACACCCCGTTCAGCATGGTGGCGCTCACGTCCGAAACCCTCGCGTCCGCGGAGTCGAAGGTCCGTGCGCTGCAGGCCGACGGAACGTGGGGACAGTGGGTCTCCCCCGACATGATCGACACCCGCCGCACCGACAAGACCGCGTCGGACGGCAAGGTCGCCACCGAACCCGTCTACGTCGGGCTGACGAAGGCGATCCAGATCCTGACCCCCACTTCGGCAGGCGCACCCGACGCGGTCCCCGCTCCCGCTCCCGCGCCCGCCCCGGCACCCGAAGCCCCCGCTCCCGCACCGGCGCCCGCCGCCGACGGGGCCGCGCCGCTCGGGTACACCCCCGCCGCCGTCAACACGCCACTGCGACAGCAGCCTGCCCGCGCGGGCGCCGACGACGTCACCGCCGTGCTCATCGAACCGGGCAGCGGCCCCGGCGACTCCACACTCAGCGACATCGCGAGCCCGCTCGACAGCGGCGGCCCGAAGGTCATCAGCCGCCAGCAGTGGGGCGCGGACGAGTCGATCCGCTGCCAGGACCCCGACTACGACGACTTCATCGGCGGTGCCACCGTGCACCACACCGCGGGCGCCAACGACTACTCGAAGGCCGAATCGGCCGAGATCGTCCGCGCGATCTACGCGTACCACGCGCAGACGCTCGGCTGGTGCGACATCGGCTACAACGCGCTGGTCGACAAATACGGCCAGATCTTCGAGGGCCGCGCAGGCGGTCTCGACCGTCCCGTCCAGGGCGCACACGCGGGCGGGTTCAACGAGAACACCACCGGCGTCGCGATGATGGGCGACTTCTCGTCCGAGGACCCGCCGCAGGCCACGCTCGACGCCGTCGGCAAGTTCCTCGGCTGGAAGCTCGGCAAGGCCGGACTCGACCCGCTCGGCGAGACGACGATGTACTCCGAGGGCACCGAGTTCACCCCGTACGCGGAGGGTGAGGCCGTCGACCTGCCGGTGATCTTCGCGCACCGCGACGTCGGCAACACGTCCTGCCCGGGCGACGCGGCGTACTCGCACATGGACGAGATCCGGCAGATCGCGGCCGCCAACCTCAGCGGCGGCAACGCCTCACAGGCCTCGGACGCACCCTCGGGTGAGGCCCCGGCGCCGTCCGGCGGTCCGGGCACCGACGCCAGCGGCAGCCTCGGCGCCGGGATCCCCGCCCTGGTCAACGAACTGCTGCGGCTCACCGATCCATCGCCGGTCGCCCAGAAGTGGGTCGCGGAAGGCGGCGACACCGGCAGGCTCGGCCAGGCCATCACCGGACTACTGCAGGCCAAGGCCGGGAACTCCGGCGCAGAGTTCGCCAACGGCGCCATCTTCACCTCACCCAACGGCGGCGTGTGGGCGGTCCTCGGCCAGATCTTCAAGACGTGGCAGAACCTCGGGGCCGACAACGGCGAACTGGGCCTGCCGACCAGCGACGAGTACACGATCCCGGGCGGTCTGCGCACCGACTTCGAGAACGGCTCGCTGATCTTCAACGAGCTCACCGGCATCGTCACCAAGGTGTTGAAGACGTACAACGACACGTACGCGGAGGCCTACAAGAACGGCGCCCGGGTCGACGCCGCGGCTCCCGTCGCACCGCCCGCGGACCCGGCACAGATTCCGCCGGCCCCCGCCGAGCCCGCACCGGCTCCTGCTACTGAACCGGCGCCTGCGCCCGAACCGGCTCCCGCGCCTGCTCCCGTCGAGCCGGCACCGGTTCCGGCCGGCTGA
- a CDS encoding ankyrin repeat domain-containing protein, with protein sequence MSDDSQRSAEPVDPELQELAGRVFDTARSGDAVSLATYLDAGVPVNLANQNGDTLVMLAAYHGHAEAVQVLIDRGADVDRLNDKGQSPLAGALFKGEDAVVRALVAGGADGTAGHPTAVDAARMFGREDLLSLLEPKPE encoded by the coding sequence ATGAGTGACGACTCTCAACGCTCCGCCGAACCGGTGGATCCCGAACTGCAGGAGCTCGCCGGGCGCGTGTTCGACACGGCACGATCCGGCGACGCCGTGTCCCTAGCCACGTACCTCGACGCGGGCGTCCCGGTGAACCTGGCCAATCAGAACGGCGACACGCTGGTGATGCTGGCGGCCTACCACGGCCACGCCGAGGCCGTGCAGGTCCTGATCGACCGCGGGGCCGACGTCGACCGGCTCAACGACAAGGGACAGTCGCCGCTGGCAGGGGCGCTGTTCAAGGGCGAGGACGCCGTGGTGCGGGCCCTCGTCGCCGGTGGCGCCGACGGCACGGCGGGCCATCCGACCGCCGTCGACGCCGCCCGGATGTTCGGCCGCGAGGACCTGCTGAGCCTGCTGGAACCGAAACCGGAGTGA
- a CDS encoding septum formation family protein, with the protein MSSDQSNGADPQPQNAGQPEKAPRSMSATTTRRALAAVAAGAVVAAIATFAIAGGFNRSDNLPTHSTGAGPQATGSAEGDAFSSATAGDCLDWTPSTDPQEDRKDVAKVDCADEHRFEVTAPLDLSVYPGAEFGPGSRYPGALRFAALRDEHCVPAVDSYLGAKFDPYGKFSVGLMFPSESGWAAGERTLRCGLQFSSTAGTLLPFTGKVAEQDQSNIWDPGTCIGINQNVPTDPVDCAQPHAFEVISVVDLATQFPSSMPSVEDQDKYLEGVCTQAANEYLGSADALRNKTLTLFWDNLELDSWLAGSRRVNCSVGKETDAGGFSTITGSAKGEILINGAAPVPPPPVPEGRSMPTPLPGAAPPPGN; encoded by the coding sequence ATGTCCTCAGATCAGTCGAACGGCGCCGACCCCCAGCCGCAGAATGCCGGGCAACCGGAGAAGGCTCCCCGCAGCATGTCCGCGACCACGACGCGTCGCGCGCTCGCGGCCGTCGCGGCAGGTGCCGTGGTGGCGGCGATCGCCACGTTCGCGATCGCCGGCGGTTTCAACCGCAGCGACAACCTCCCCACGCACTCGACCGGTGCCGGACCGCAGGCGACGGGTTCGGCGGAGGGCGACGCGTTCTCTTCGGCGACGGCGGGCGACTGCCTCGACTGGACGCCGTCGACCGACCCCCAGGAAGACCGGAAGGACGTCGCGAAGGTCGACTGCGCGGACGAGCACCGGTTCGAGGTGACGGCACCGCTGGATCTCAGCGTGTACCCGGGGGCCGAGTTCGGTCCCGGTTCGCGTTACCCGGGTGCGCTGCGGTTCGCCGCGCTGCGGGACGAGCACTGCGTGCCCGCCGTCGACTCCTACCTCGGCGCGAAGTTCGATCCGTACGGCAAGTTCAGTGTGGGCCTGATGTTCCCCAGCGAGTCCGGCTGGGCGGCGGGCGAACGCACCCTGCGGTGCGGCCTCCAATTCTCCAGCACGGCAGGAACGTTGCTGCCGTTCACCGGGAAGGTCGCCGAGCAGGACCAATCCAACATCTGGGACCCGGGCACGTGCATCGGCATCAACCAGAACGTGCCGACCGATCCCGTCGACTGCGCGCAACCCCATGCCTTCGAAGTGATCTCCGTCGTCGACCTGGCCACCCAGTTCCCGTCGTCGATGCCGTCCGTCGAGGATCAGGACAAGTATCTCGAGGGCGTGTGCACGCAGGCCGCCAACGAATACCTCGGTTCCGCCGACGCGCTGCGGAACAAGACGCTCACGCTGTTCTGGGACAACCTGGAACTCGACAGCTGGCTCGCGGGCAGCCGGCGGGTGAACTGCTCGGTCGGCAAGGAGACCGACGCGGGCGGCTTCTCGACCATCACCGGGTCGGCGAAGGGCGAGATACTCATCAACGGCGCGGCACCCGTGCCTCCGCCGCCGGTCCCGGAGGGCAGGTCGATGCCGACGCCGCTCCCCGGCGCGGCCCCGCCCCCCGGGAACTGA
- a CDS encoding lysophospholipid acyltransferase family protein encodes MEPVYRTVIGIARTVFTLEGLKFTVKGDQHIPATGGAVIAINHTGYMDFTYAGLPVRSVKRYVRFMAKKEVFDNKISGPIMRALKHIPVDRSAGSDSYKAAVDFLRRGELVGVYPEATISRSFEIKEFKSGAARMAIEANVPIVPMVIWGAQRVWTKGFPKRLGRTNTPISIAVGEPIQPFEPASELTEKLHATMTAMLADLQQGYEHPAGEYWVPARLGGSAPTLDEANKMDAADAEAKAQSRRARETGS; translated from the coding sequence GTGGAACCCGTCTACCGAACCGTCATCGGCATCGCCCGCACCGTATTCACCCTCGAGGGGCTGAAGTTCACGGTCAAGGGTGATCAGCACATTCCGGCGACGGGTGGGGCGGTGATCGCGATCAATCACACCGGCTACATGGACTTCACCTACGCCGGACTTCCGGTCCGCAGCGTGAAGCGCTACGTGCGCTTCATGGCGAAGAAGGAAGTGTTCGACAACAAGATCTCGGGCCCGATCATGCGCGCGCTCAAGCACATTCCCGTCGACCGGTCGGCGGGCTCGGATTCGTACAAGGCGGCCGTCGACTTCCTGCGTCGCGGCGAACTGGTGGGCGTCTACCCGGAGGCCACCATCAGCCGGAGCTTCGAGATCAAGGAATTCAAGTCGGGTGCCGCCCGCATGGCGATCGAGGCGAACGTGCCGATCGTCCCGATGGTCATCTGGGGTGCGCAGCGGGTGTGGACCAAGGGGTTCCCGAAGCGGCTGGGCCGCACGAATACTCCCATCTCGATCGCCGTCGGTGAGCCGATCCAGCCGTTCGAGCCCGCATCCGAGCTGACCGAGAAGCTGCACGCCACGATGACAGCGATGCTCGCCGACCTCCAGCAGGGGTACGAGCACCCGGCCGGCGAGTACTGGGTGCCCGCGCGGCTCGGGGGCAGCGCGCCGACGCTCGACGAGGCGAACAAGATGGACGCCGCCGACGCCGAGGCGAAGGCGCAGTCCCGTCGGGCCAGGGAGACCGGTAGCTAG
- a CDS encoding Rieske 2Fe-2S domain-containing protein: MQVTSVGHAGFHIQTEAGSILCDPWVNPAYFGSWFPFPDNTQLDWDTLGNCDYLYVSHLHKDHFDPENLAKHVDKDATVLLPDYPVPDLRRELEALGFHKFFETEDSVKHTVTGPKGDLDIMIIALRAPADGPIGDSGLVVSDGETTCFNMNDARPVDMDVLHDEFGQIDIHLLQYSGAIWYPMVYDIPTKTKANFGKQKRQRGMDRCRSYIEQVAATWVVPSAGPPVFLDDALRYLNDDRGDEGNIFPDQITFLEQMRIHGNDGGILMIPGSTADLKGGELTLTHPIPDAEVDKIFSEKAAYIESMAQRMAPVLAAEKATWAPAEGEPLLEALKAKFEPIMKQSDLICDGIGYPVGLVMGDETVVLDFPARTVRPRGEKDGKYRYGFRIAPELVRTVLRDDEPDWVNTIFLSTRFEAWRVGGYNEFLYTFFKCLTDERIAYADGWFAEAHDDSASIELGGYEIQRRCPHLKADLSKFGVVDGTNLTCNLHGWQWDLESGRCKTSKGHELRSTKL; this comes from the coding sequence GTGCAGGTCACCAGCGTCGGACACGCCGGATTCCACATCCAGACCGAGGCAGGCTCGATCCTGTGCGACCCGTGGGTCAACCCCGCGTACTTCGGGTCCTGGTTCCCGTTCCCGGACAACACCCAGCTCGATTGGGACACCCTCGGCAACTGCGACTACCTGTACGTGTCGCACCTGCACAAGGACCACTTCGACCCGGAGAACCTCGCCAAGCACGTCGACAAGGACGCGACGGTGCTGCTCCCCGACTATCCGGTGCCGGACCTCAGGCGTGAGCTCGAGGCGCTGGGCTTCCACAAGTTCTTCGAGACCGAGGACTCCGTCAAACACACGGTCACCGGCCCCAAAGGCGACCTGGACATCATGATCATCGCGCTGCGTGCGCCCGCCGACGGTCCGATCGGCGACTCGGGTCTCGTGGTGTCCGACGGCGAAACCACCTGTTTCAACATGAACGACGCCCGGCCCGTCGACATGGACGTCCTGCACGACGAGTTCGGCCAGATCGACATCCACCTGCTGCAGTACTCGGGGGCCATCTGGTACCCGATGGTGTACGACATCCCGACCAAGACGAAGGCCAACTTCGGCAAGCAGAAGCGTCAGCGCGGCATGGACCGCTGCCGCAGTTACATCGAGCAGGTTGCGGCCACGTGGGTGGTGCCGTCCGCCGGACCGCCGGTGTTCCTCGACGACGCACTGCGCTACCTCAACGACGACCGGGGCGACGAGGGCAACATCTTCCCCGACCAGATCACGTTCCTCGAGCAGATGCGGATCCACGGCAACGACGGCGGCATCCTCATGATCCCGGGGTCCACCGCGGACCTGAAGGGCGGCGAGCTGACGCTCACGCACCCGATCCCGGACGCCGAGGTCGACAAGATCTTCTCCGAGAAGGCCGCGTACATCGAGAGCATGGCGCAGCGGATGGCGCCGGTCCTCGCCGCCGAGAAGGCCACCTGGGCACCCGCCGAGGGGGAACCGCTGCTCGAGGCGCTGAAGGCGAAGTTCGAGCCGATCATGAAGCAGTCCGACCTGATCTGCGACGGCATCGGCTACCCCGTCGGCCTGGTGATGGGCGACGAGACCGTCGTCCTCGACTTCCCGGCGCGCACCGTCCGCCCGCGCGGCGAGAAGGACGGCAAGTACCGGTACGGCTTCCGCATCGCCCCCGAACTGGTGCGCACGGTGCTGCGCGACGACGAGCCCGACTGGGTGAACACCATCTTTCTGTCCACCCGCTTCGAGGCGTGGCGTGTCGGCGGGTACAACGAGTTCCTCTACACGTTCTTCAAGTGCCTCACCGACGAGCGCATCGCGTACGCCGACGGCTGGTTCGCCGAGGCCCACGACGACTCCGCGTCGATCGAACTCGGCGGTTACGAGATCCAGCGCCGCTGCCCGCACCTGAAGGCCGACCTGTCGAAGTTCGGCGTCGTCGACGGCACCAACCTCACCTGCAACCTGCACGGCTGGCAGTGGGACCTCGAGTCGGGGCGCTGCAAGACGTCCAAGGGACACGAGCTGCGGTCCACCAAGCTCTGA
- a CDS encoding Cof-type HAD-IIB family hydrolase has translation MSPDRPSLVASDVDGTLIGEDERISARTRDAVASVVASGTPFVLATGRPPRWIHPVVEGLGYAPLAVCANGAVIYDSDSDRVLSAATLDVDTLTWLSAIALDVLPGAGLAAERVGVSAHDAATPQFVSSPGYQHAWLNPDNTEMSENEVVAAPAVKLLIRVPEMSSQAMVDALAPHIGRRADVTFSTDNGLIELSAAGITKASGLALVAERLGVTASQIVAFGDMPNDIPMLNLAGRGVAVENAHPDAKAAADEVTATNWDDGVAKVLERWWS, from the coding sequence GTGAGCCCAGACCGACCGAGCCTTGTAGCGTCCGATGTCGACGGCACCCTGATCGGGGAGGACGAGCGCATCAGCGCCCGCACCCGGGACGCCGTCGCGTCGGTCGTCGCGTCGGGGACACCCTTCGTGCTGGCCACCGGCAGGCCGCCGCGCTGGATCCATCCCGTGGTCGAGGGCCTCGGCTACGCGCCGCTCGCCGTCTGCGCGAACGGCGCCGTCATCTACGACAGCGACAGCGACCGCGTGCTCAGTGCCGCGACCCTCGACGTGGACACCCTCACCTGGTTGTCGGCGATCGCCCTCGACGTGCTGCCCGGTGCCGGGCTCGCGGCCGAGCGGGTCGGGGTCAGCGCCCACGACGCCGCGACACCGCAGTTCGTCAGTTCTCCCGGCTACCAGCACGCCTGGCTCAACCCGGACAACACCGAGATGTCCGAGAACGAGGTCGTCGCGGCCCCCGCGGTGAAGTTGCTGATCCGGGTGCCGGAAATGTCCAGTCAGGCGATGGTCGACGCGCTGGCGCCGCACATCGGGCGCCGCGCCGACGTCACGTTCTCCACCGACAACGGGCTGATCGAACTGTCGGCGGCGGGCATCACGAAGGCGTCGGGTCTCGCGCTGGTCGCGGAACGGCTCGGCGTGACGGCGTCGCAGATCGTGGCGTTCGGTGACATGCCCAACGACATTCCGATGCTGAACCTCGCGGGCCGCGGTGTCGCCGTCGAGAACGCCCACCCCGACGCCAAGGCCGCCGCCGACGAGGTGACGGCCACCAACTGGGACGACGGGGTCGCGAAAGTACTCGAGCGCTGGTGGTCCTGA
- a CDS encoding metallopeptidase family protein, with the protein MAVSMTPGRFEELVGDALDLIPPQLAAAIDNVVVLVDDRNDEDPYLLGLYHGIALTERDSHYGGSLPDTITVYRDALLEICSSEEEVVHEVAVTVIHEVAHYFGIEEDRLHELGWG; encoded by the coding sequence GTGGCGGTGAGCATGACGCCCGGCCGATTCGAGGAATTGGTGGGCGACGCACTCGATCTGATCCCACCCCAGCTCGCGGCCGCGATCGACAACGTCGTCGTCCTGGTCGACGACCGCAACGACGAGGACCCGTATCTGCTGGGCCTCTACCACGGGATCGCTCTGACGGAACGGGACAGTCATTACGGCGGATCGCTGCCCGATACGATTACCGTCTATCGCGACGCCCTCCTCGAAATCTGCAGTTCGGAGGAGGAAGTCGTCCACGAGGTAGCCGTAACCGTCATACACGAGGTTGCGCACTACTTCGGGATAGAAGAAGATCGCTTGCACGAGCTCGGCTGGGGATGA